The Echinicola jeungdonensis genome segment TTCCTTGATAACCTCCGCATACCTAGTACCTCGGGTTTTAATGCCGTGGACATGAACATTGGTACCATGGATAACCGTGGATTTGAATTGTCAGTATTTACCACACCTTATCAAACCAAGGACCTTAGGGTTGATTTTGATTTCAATGTGGCCAGAAATGAAAATATAGTTCAATCCATTTCTGATCTTTATCAAACTGATAACCTGGAAGGGATGCAATCCAATGGAAATTATTTTGTAACCATACAGGAAGGTAACCCTCTAGGCTCTTTTTATGGATATAAATATAAAGGTGTTTATACCGATGGAGAGGCTACCATAGCCAGGGATGCCAATGGAAATGTTATCACTGGGCCTAATGGCGATGTCGTTCCTATGATGTTTAATTACCCTATCACCTCTTATGAGTTCCAGGCAGGTGACGCCATGTATGAGGACATTAATCATGATGGAAATATTGATTACAGAGATATTGTTTGGTTGGGGGATGCCAATCCAAAATTGACCGGTGGATTTGGTCCAAGAGTTACCTATAAGAATCTTCAAGTTTCCGGTTATTTCAACTTTCGTTTAGGAGTGGACATTGTCAATAGTACCAAAATGGGTACTGAAAACATGTACAGTTATGATAATCAGAACGCCGCGGTGTTGAACAGATGGAGAAAACCCGGTGATGAAACGGATATGCCAAGGGCAATGCTTTTCAGAGGGTATAATTGGCTAGGTTCTGACCGCTATGTTGAGGATGGTTCCTTCTTAAGGTTTAGGACCCTTACGGTAAGGTACAATATGCCAGAGCCATTTCTTGACAAGGCCAATTTGAAGGATTTGAGTTTTTATGTGACCACGGAAAACCTCTTTACCTGGACCCAATATACCGGACAGGATCCAGAGGTAGGTCTGACGAGCTCCAATGCCAATCGATTGTTCCAAATTGGTTATGACAATGCAAGAACGCCACCTACAAGCACGGTTACTTTGGGTATCAACGCGAGGTTCTAATTTGATCATTAAAAAAAGAATACGATGTTAAAAAAATATATATCATACACTTTGCTGGTCCTGATGACCCTGGGAGCTTCGGCTTGTGATTCCTGGCTGGATTTGCGGCCAGTGAATGGGGTGGTCAAACAGGATTTCTGGAAAACCAAAGAGCAGGTAAGATCAGCTTTAATGGGAGCATATGCTTCCTTGAATGGAAATTATAGAGGGGACCAAATCACTGAACAAATGTTCCTTTGGGGAGAACTCCGGGGATATATGGTGGCTCCCAATACTGGAGCTGGTTTCAGCGATATCCAGGTTGTTTATGGTAATATCCAGCCTACCAATCCCATTGCAGATTGGAGTGGGTTTTATGGAACCATCAACCTTTGTAATAATTTGATAGAAAATGGTCCGGCGGCTTTGGATACCGATGAGACTTTTCAAATCGAGGATTTGGAAAATTATGTGGCCGAAGCCAGAACCCTCAGAGCCCTAATGTACTTCTATTTGGTTCGGACTTTTGGGGATGTACCATTGGTCACCGAAGCGATTGATAGTGATGAGGATGAATTAACCCATCCTAAGTCTCCGCGAGAAGAAGTGCTGGCTCAAATCCTTGAAGATTTGGAATTAGCAGAAATGGACATTTACGAGGAGCATGAAACTGAAATTGCCTCTAAGGGTAGGCTGACCAAATATGCAGTAAACGCCATTCAGGCAGATGTTCATCTTTGGATGGGAAATTTTGAGGAGGCCGTTGAGGCAGCCGATAAGGTAATGGCTGGACCCTTTGAATTGGTACAGCAGGAAAACTGGTTAAGGGAATTGTTTGTGGAAGGAAATTCAATGGAAAGTATCTTTGAAATTCAGTATGAAGCCCCACAGAATAACCCTTTCTATAATATGTTCAGCACTGTACAAGGAAGAAGGTTTTTGGCTTATCCATCGGTACTTGAAGATATCTATGGCTTTGATATTCAGTTTCCTGATGAAATAGATGCCCGAAGTGTTGATGCATCGCTAAAAAGTAGTGGTGAAATCTGGAAATACATTGGGTTAGGAGAAACTTCCAGAAGAGCGGCTACAGATTCTTATGCCAACTGGATTGTTTACCGTTTGGCGGATGTGATGTTGATGAAAGCTGAAGCACTTTCCCAAATTGGAAGGGGAGAAGAGGCCCTTGAAATTGTTGCTGAAATACGAGAAAGAGGGGGAGCCATCGATGCAACAGAAGAAGATCCTCTACCTTCTGATGGGAATGATGTTGTGCGATATATCCTTAGCGAAAGGGCCAGGGAATTGGCTTTTGAAGGGAAGCGTTGGTTTGATTTACTCAGGGTATCCAAAATGAACAATTATGAAAACTTGGATTTGATGTTACAGGCGGCTATTATCAATGCCCCTGAAACCAATTTGAATTCCATTTTGAACCAATTGAGGGATACCAGAAGTCATTATTTGCCTGTTTATAACAGAGAATTGGATTCTAACCCTGAATTGGTACAAAATCCCTATTACCTGAAATAAACCTAAATTAATTCGAGATGAAAAATTTTAATATAAAATCGATCTGGAGCAGAGGAGCAGCCTATATGCTGGTCGCCTTGTTCCTGGGCTTAATCAGTTGCGATTTTGAACCACCCTCCAATATTAATATTACGGAGGATACCAATATCAGTGGTTACTTTAGGCAAAATCCAGATGAATTTTCCAGCCTTTCCAAAATCCTTGAGATTTCCAATACGGAAGGCTATTTAGGGGCATATGGGCTTTATACCTTTTTTGCTCCTAATAATGAAGCTGTTGATGCTTATTTAAGTGATAATAACCTGAGCCTTGAAAACTTAGGCCAAGAGGAAGCCAAAGATATCGTTCGCTACCACTTATTAAAAGATACGATTTCTACGGCCAACTTTACGGATGGTAAACTTCCGATAGTTACCGAGTATGGTAAGTATTTGGTTACTGGTGCCGAATTCATGGAAGGGCAGACCAGCATCCGTGTCAACCGTCAAGCTAATCTAATTGAGAGTAATATTAAATTGGGCAATGGAATTGTTCATAAGATAGACGGGGTGCTAAGTCCCCCTACCAAAACCGCATCAGCTTGGTTAGAGGCGGAACAACAGTATTCCATCTTCACCCAAGCTCTGAAATCTACCGGTTGGTATGATACCTTAAACAAAGAAGAGGAAGGAGTTTGGTATACCGTGATGGCCCAATCCGATGAAACTTTTGGGGAAGCTGGTTTTGAAAGTTATCAGGATTTGGAGGATAGGTATTCTCATTTGGATGATCCTACCAATCCATCTGATAGTTTGAATCTCTTTATGGCCTACCATATTTTGCCCAATATCAAATACATCGCAGATTTGGTAACAGCCACCGCTCATGAGACAGAAGCTCCCCAGGAAGTGGTTACAATAAAACTTCAAGGAGAACAGGCTTTGGTCAATGATGATGTTTTCTTTGGAGTTCATGAACCTGGTTCTCCCATTATCAGGCAGGAAAGTGATAATTCTGTAACCAATGGAGTGGTTCATAGTGTGGAAAATCACTTTGCAATCAAATTAAGATCTCCAACTGCTGTTTATTATGATGTATGTGCTCAAAATGAAATCAGGCAATTGACCAATATTTTCAGGGTTCCTGGTGCTCCTACCTATACCTTTAAACTCGGAGAACTTTCCAAAATGGATTGGGGAGGCAACTTTGTAGATTTCTTGGTAACCTATTTCCCTCCAGGTCTGAATGAATTGTTCTTTTACCATGGTGATTTCCTTAAAGTTCAATTGCAAGGAAACCGCTTGACCTGGGCAGAATTTGATACACCTGTTTTAGTAAAAGGAAGGTATAAAGTTTGGGTTTGCTATAGAACTGGCCTATCAAGTAATGGTTGTGAATTGAAAATGACTTTTAACGGCGAAAGCGTTCCAGGTTCAAGGCTTCTTGATACCAAGGTTTGGCCGCCAAATTTACCGGAAGCTGAACTGGAATCCAGAGGTTGGAAAGAATATTTATCCGCAGGTTCCAATGGTGGAAGGCACATGGGTAGATTGATCGGAACCATTGATGTTAAAACCACCGGTGAACACATTTTAAGATTTGATCGGGTTACCGGTCAGGGTCGAAGTAATGGGGGCCTTTGGTTGGATATGATTCACTTTATTCCTGAAGACCAAGATCAATTATGGCCCAAGTTTGGCAGGAATGGTGATCTGGTTTATCCTGAGGACCTGGAGTAGCAGGGGCCATTAATGAATTCATAATCATTAAAATTCAAATAGAAATAAGATGATAAGAAAATATAAATTTTGTATGCTTATTATGCTTTCCCTTGGTCTGTTCTCCTGTTCAGACCAATGGGCCGAGCATAATGATGCGCAGGGAAATTTGAATAATAACCTGGTGCAATTAATCCGCTCTGATGCGGATCTCAGCACCTTTGCCGGACTTTTGGAGCAATCCGGTTTGGAAAAACAATTGGCTTCGGGCTCCTATACCGTTTGGGCCCCCACCAATGATGCCCTTCAAAACCTTCCGCAAAGCATTACCGGAGATGAAAAGGCTTTACGTTTGTTTGTGGGTAATCATATTGGTTATCAGGAAAGATTAAGCTATCAGGCTGAAGAGGAACCTCTAAGGGTGAAAATGATCAATGGAAAAGTCAGTGTTATGACCGAAACCAGTATCACCTCTGTTGATGAAACCGCTAATTTTTCCGCAGCTGATCAATTGACTAAAAACGGAATATTGTATAAAGTGGACAATTATATGACTCCCAAAAAGAATATTTGGGAAATTGTTCAGGAACAAAGTGGCAATCCTGTATCTGAATTGATCCAATCCATGTTTGTGGTAACGGATTCCGCTACAATGGAAACTATCAATTACTTTCAACAGGATGTCGCAGATCTGAGCAATGAGGATTCCACTTACACTTTCTTTATGCTAAATGAAGATGCATACTCCACCTTTAAAATGGAAATGGAGCCTTATTTTAAGGATACCATGCCGGATGATTTTATGTCCAGGGCACTTAAACTAGGTCTTGCCAAAGATTTGGTGGCCACTACCTCTTATTATGAAAATGTACCCGACACTGTGCTTTCAGTGGACAGTGTGAAGGTCGCTTTTCATCCTGAAAATGTGGTCGAAAAAATCAATGGTTCCAATGGAGTGGTTTATGTCCTGAA includes the following:
- a CDS encoding RagB/SusD family nutrient uptake outer membrane protein; this translates as MLKKYISYTLLVLMTLGASACDSWLDLRPVNGVVKQDFWKTKEQVRSALMGAYASLNGNYRGDQITEQMFLWGELRGYMVAPNTGAGFSDIQVVYGNIQPTNPIADWSGFYGTINLCNNLIENGPAALDTDETFQIEDLENYVAEARTLRALMYFYLVRTFGDVPLVTEAIDSDEDELTHPKSPREEVLAQILEDLELAEMDIYEEHETEIASKGRLTKYAVNAIQADVHLWMGNFEEAVEAADKVMAGPFELVQQENWLRELFVEGNSMESIFEIQYEAPQNNPFYNMFSTVQGRRFLAYPSVLEDIYGFDIQFPDEIDARSVDASLKSSGEIWKYIGLGETSRRAATDSYANWIVYRLADVMLMKAEALSQIGRGEEALEIVAEIRERGGAIDATEEDPLPSDGNDVVRYILSERARELAFEGKRWFDLLRVSKMNNYENLDLMLQAAIINAPETNLNSILNQLRDTRSHYLPVYNRELDSNPELVQNPYYLK
- a CDS encoding fasciclin domain-containing protein; translation: MKNFNIKSIWSRGAAYMLVALFLGLISCDFEPPSNINITEDTNISGYFRQNPDEFSSLSKILEISNTEGYLGAYGLYTFFAPNNEAVDAYLSDNNLSLENLGQEEAKDIVRYHLLKDTISTANFTDGKLPIVTEYGKYLVTGAEFMEGQTSIRVNRQANLIESNIKLGNGIVHKIDGVLSPPTKTASAWLEAEQQYSIFTQALKSTGWYDTLNKEEEGVWYTVMAQSDETFGEAGFESYQDLEDRYSHLDDPTNPSDSLNLFMAYHILPNIKYIADLVTATAHETEAPQEVVTIKLQGEQALVNDDVFFGVHEPGSPIIRQESDNSVTNGVVHSVENHFAIKLRSPTAVYYDVCAQNEIRQLTNIFRVPGAPTYTFKLGELSKMDWGGNFVDFLVTYFPPGLNELFFYHGDFLKVQLQGNRLTWAEFDTPVLVKGRYKVWVCYRTGLSSNGCELKMTFNGESVPGSRLLDTKVWPPNLPEAELESRGWKEYLSAGSNGGRHMGRLIGTIDVKTTGEHILRFDRVTGQGRSNGGLWLDMIHFIPEDQDQLWPKFGRNGDLVYPEDLE
- a CDS encoding fasciclin domain-containing protein, coding for MIRKYKFCMLIMLSLGLFSCSDQWAEHNDAQGNLNNNLVQLIRSDADLSTFAGLLEQSGLEKQLASGSYTVWAPTNDALQNLPQSITGDEKALRLFVGNHIGYQERLSYQAEEEPLRVKMINGKVSVMTETSITSVDETANFSAADQLTKNGILYKVDNYMTPKKNIWEIVQEQSGNPVSELIQSMFVVTDSATMETINYFQQDVADLSNEDSTYTFFMLNEDAYSTFKMEMEPYFKDTMPDDFMSRALKLGLAKDLVATTSYYENVPDTVLSVDSVKVAFHPENVVEKINGSNGVVYVLNQFDFKWSDKIPEIKIEGEYYDAISGSSDPVNVRVKSWASNERDLLVINHSTPSYHITYNVPQAHSTKYKIYWLANNDNYWPRNNWQSIAIDSVSNLPYGNKMVEFNNLEEVFIGEHEVQNYGQLKLILKAEATSNNDWNTLVLDYLRLVPVFE